The Triticum aestivum cultivar Chinese Spring chromosome 3A, IWGSC CS RefSeq v2.1, whole genome shotgun sequence genome includes a region encoding these proteins:
- the LOC123058294 gene encoding cyclin-B1-3, with protein MASRRQAVAAASDALAQEHKGDAKPVRRPKAAAGQQPAARPRPALIDLSNRMSGRAALAVPNRPKAVAVAAADNCRKAIKKQKENNRVKPEAVVISSDSENEKKNPGKRVASWRAPLLTAILTKCSRESDGVISSTKKVLATYNIDKADAHNELAVVDYVEDIYRFYKSTEGSSRPLCTYMSSQTDINERMRAILIDWLIEVHHRLMLMPETLYLTVYIIDQYLSMENVLRKELQLVGVSAMLISCKYEEIWAPLVKELLVLSDNAFSREQVLSTEKSILNKLQWNLTVPTVYVFLLRYAKAAMGDKELENMAFFYAELALVDYSMLVYSPSVTAAAAVYTARCTLNMSPRWSDILEHHTGLGESQLMQCARRLASLHSTAAGSSKQKVVYNKYANPKFGAVSLYSPAKRLAI; from the exons ATGGCGTCGAGGAGGCAAGCGGTCGCCGCCGCCAGCGATGCTCTTGCTCAAGAACACAAGGGCG ATGCCAAGCCTGTCAGGAGACCGAAGGCCGCGGCTGGCCAACAACCAGCAGCGAGACCCCGTCCAGCCCTTATCGATCTCAGTAATCGGATGAGTGGCCGGGCTGCTCTAGCTGTTCCAAATCGTCCTAAGGCAGTAGCTGTTGCAGCGGCTGACAATTGTAGGAAAGCAAtaaagaagcagaaggagaacaaCAGAGTGAAGCCCGAAGCGGTCGTGATAAGCTCGGACTCGGAGAATGAAAAGAAAAATCCAGGCAAGAGAGTCGCCTCCTGGAGGGCGCCCCTGCTTACCGCAATTCTAACCAAATGCAGCAGG GAATCTGATGGGGTGATCTCTAGCACGAAGAAGGTCTTGGCGACATACAACATCGATAAAGCTGATGCTCACAATGAGCTCGCAGTGGTAGATTACGTTGAAGACATTTACAGGTTCTACAAGAGCACTGAG GGAAGCTCCCGACCTCTCTGCACCTACATGAGCTCACAGACTGATATCAATGAGAGGATGCGAGCTATTCTGATTGATTGGCTCATCGAAGTGCACCACAGGCTTATGCTGATGCCAGAGACTTTATATCTCACGGTCTACATCATTGATCAGTACTTATCCATGGAGAATGTGCTGAGAAAGGAGCTCCAGCTCGTTGGCGTAAGCGCCATGCTTATATCATGCAAGTATGAAGAAATATGGGCTCCACTG GTTAAGGAGCTTTTGGTTCTATCAGACAATGCATTTAGCAGGGAGCAGGTCCTAAGCACGGAGAAGTCCATACTAAACAAACTCCAGTGGAACTTAACAGTTCCGACGGTGTATGTGTTCCTTCTTCGATATGCGAAAGCTGCGATGGGTGACAAGGAG CTGGAGAACATGGCATTCTTTTATGCTGAGCTCGCACTGGTCGACTACTCGATGCTCGTCTACTCGCCATCCGTGACTGCGGCAGCGGCTGTGTACACTGCTCGGTGCACCCTGAACATGAGTCCGCGATGGAGCGATATCCTGGAGCACCACACCGGCTTAGGCGAGTCGCAGTTGAT GCAGTGCGCAAGGCGACTGGCAAGCCTGCACTCGACGGCAGCGGGGAGCAGCAAGCAGAAGGTGGTCTACAACAAGTACGCGAATCCCAAGTTTGGGGCCGTGTCGCTCTACTCACCGGCCAAGAGACTAGCCATCTGA